The proteins below are encoded in one region of Podarcis raffonei isolate rPodRaf1 chromosome 8, rPodRaf1.pri, whole genome shotgun sequence:
- the LOC128419441 gene encoding arylamine N-acetyltransferase, pineal gland isozyme NAT-3-like, which yields MNIEEYFARISYKGPQECLDLETLTAVFQHHIRSVPFENLSMHCGETIQIDLESVYDKIVKRNRGGWCMENNHLLFWVFQTMGYDTSLLGGYVYSPPQDAYEKDMNHLLLKVEIDGKAYIVDGGFGIAYQMWQPMELVSGKDQPQTPGIFRFTEDNGVWYFDKMKRKQCTVGTDNIFPSSVTPENMTCKKVFSFTLQPRTIEEFRPMNLHLQTAPDSLFVKKSICSLQTTSGFQVLIGWTLTETTYNYKGHVDLVKSTTLTDEEVEKTLQERFNVRLDKKLVPINTSLISMF from the coding sequence ATGAATATCGAGGAGTATTTTGCAAGAATTTCCTACAAAGGCCCCCAGGAATGCCTGGACTTAGAAACGTTAACAGCAGTCTTTCAACATCACATCCGATCGGTGCCGTTTGAAAACCTCAGCATGCACTGCGGCGAAACCATTCAGATAGACTTAGAATCAGTCTACGACAAAATTGTGAAGCGGAATCGTGGTGGCTGGTGCATGGAGAACAACCACCTCTTATTCTGGGTCTTTCAGACAATGGGCTACGATACCAGCCTTTTAGGAGGCTACGTTTACAGCCCTCCTCAAGACGCCTATGAGAAAGACATGAATCACCTCCTGCTGAAAGTGGAGATTGACGGCAAGGCCTACATTGTGGACGGCGGCTTTGGGATAGCCTACCAAATGTGGCAGCCAATGGAACTGGTGTCTGGGAAAGATCAGCCTCAGACACCGGGCATCTTCCGCTTCACTGAAGACAATGGAGTGTGGTATTTTGACAAAATGAAGCGCAAGCAGTGCACAGTAGGTACCGACAACATATTCCCCTCCTCTGTTACCCCAGAAAACATGACCTGCAAGAAAGTTTTCTCATTTACCCTTCAGCCACGGACGATAGAAGAGTTTCGGCCTATGAACCTGCATCTTCAAACTGCTCCAGATTCCCTGTTTGTGAAGAAGTCTATCTGTAGCCTGCAGACCACCAGCGGCTTTCAGGTTTTGATTGGGTGGACGTTGACGGAAACCACATATAATTACAAGGGCCACGTGGATCTGGTGAAAAGCACCACCCTTACTGATGAGGAAGTGGAGAAAACTCTGCAGGAGCGATTCAACGTAAGATTAGATAAGAAGCTTGTCCCCATTAACACCAGCTTGATATCCATGTTTTGA
- the LOC128419442 gene encoding arylamine N-acetyltransferase, pineal gland isozyme NAT-10-like, with product MNIEEYFTRISYKGSLEKLDFGTLAAIFQHHIRAVPFENLSIHCGETITLDLDHVYNKIVKEKRGGWCMENNQLLSWVLKKLGYNTTILGAYVYNPQQNTYATQMTHLIIKVVIDERAYIVDAGFGVSYQMWQPLELVSGKDQPQMPGIFHFTEDNGIWYYEKIRRKQYIPSQNFANSDLLEKRERRSIYLFTLEPRTVEDFRFQCSYLQTSPDSVFTKKSICSLQTNDGFRALIGWTLVETKFNHTEGTDLVKHTTLSDDEVEKTLREKFGITLENKLVPINIKATYTI from the coding sequence ATGAACATTGAAGAATATTTCACAAGGATTAGCTACAAAGGCTCTCTCGAAAAACTGGATTTTGGAACCTTAGCGGCGATCTTCCAGCACCACATTCGAGCTGTGCCCTTTGAAAACCTCAGCATCCACTGCGGGGAGACGATTACTCTAGACTTAGATCATGTTTACAACAAGATTGTGAAGGAAAAACGAGGGGGTTGGTGCATGGAGAACAACCAGCTTTTGTCTTGGGTTCtgaaaaagctgggatataacACCACCATACTGGGAGCTTATGTTTACAACCCGCAGCAAAACACCTATGCCACTCAGATGACCCATCTCATCATCAAGGTGGTCATTGACGAGAGGGCCTACATTGTTGACGCAGGCTTTGGTGTCTCCTACCAAATGTGGCAACCGTTGGAGCTGGTGTCCGGCAAAGACCAGCCACAAATGCCTGGGATCTTTCATTTCACAGAAGACAACGGTATTTGGTACTATGAGAAAATAAGAAGGAAGCAATACATTCCCAGTCAAAACTTTGCCAACTCAGATCTCTTGGAAAAAAGGGAGCGCAGGAGTATCTACCTGTTCACCCTTGAGCCAAGGACAGTAGAAGACTTTCGGTTCCAGTGCTCCTATCTCCAAACGTCCCCAGATTCCGTGTTTACCAAGAAATCTATCTGCAGCCTCCAGACAAATGATGGGTTTAGGGCTTTGATTGGATGGACACTCGTGGAGACAAAATTTAATCACACGGAAGGCACAGATCTGGTGAAGCACACAACGCTGAGCGATGACGAGGTGGAGAAAACACTGAGAGAGAAATTTGGTATAACTCTGGAGAACAAGCTTGTTCCTATTAACATCAAAGCGACATATACCATCTAG
- the MPHOSPH6 gene encoding M-phase phosphoprotein 6 isoform X1: MARDVKSKLSKNLLRMKFMQRGLDSETKKQLEEEEKKIISKEHWFLDLPELKEKESFIIEERSFVPCEDLLYGRMSFKGFNPEVEVLSRALLYPFCFCCSIMVERKLMIQMNSKYKTEEIEEEDNAMEADVSDEEMARRYETLVGTIGKKFLKKRNRHMVEDIEEDENSNTRPTKAKKMFLKPQD; the protein is encoded by the exons ATGGCTCGGGACGTGAAGAGTAAGCTGTCCAAGAATCTGCTGCGCATGAAG TTCATGCAAAGGGGCTTGGATTCAGAAACCAAAAAGCAGCttgaagaggaggaaaagaaaataaTCAGCAAGGAACATTGGTTCCTGGATCTGCCGGAGCTAAAGGAAAAGGA gaGCTTTATTATAGAAGAAAGAAGCTTTGTGCCATGTGAAGACCTCCTGTATGGCAGAATGTCATTTAAAGGTTTCAACCCTGAAGTGGAGGTATTGTCAAGGGCACTCCTTTATcctttctgcttctgctgtagCATCATGGTTGAAAGA AAGTTAATGATCCAGATGAACTCAAAGTACAAGACAGAAGAAATCGAAGAGGAAGATAATGCAATGGAGGCTGATGTATCGGATGAAGAAATGGCCAGAAG GTACGAAACTTTAGTGGGAACTATTGGGAAGAAATTCTTAAAGAAGAGGAACCGGCACATGGTGGAAGACATAGAAGAGGATGAAAACAGCAACACGAGGCCTACCAAAGCaaagaaaatgtttttgaaaCCTCAAGATTAA
- the MPHOSPH6 gene encoding M-phase phosphoprotein 6 isoform X2, with translation MARDVKSKLSKNLLRMKFMQRGLDSETKKQLEEEEKKIISKEHWFLDLPELKEKESFIIEERSFVPCEDLLYGRMSFKGFNPEVEKLMIQMNSKYKTEEIEEEDNAMEADVSDEEMARRYETLVGTIGKKFLKKRNRHMVEDIEEDENSNTRPTKAKKMFLKPQD, from the exons ATGGCTCGGGACGTGAAGAGTAAGCTGTCCAAGAATCTGCTGCGCATGAAG TTCATGCAAAGGGGCTTGGATTCAGAAACCAAAAAGCAGCttgaagaggaggaaaagaaaataaTCAGCAAGGAACATTGGTTCCTGGATCTGCCGGAGCTAAAGGAAAAGGA gaGCTTTATTATAGAAGAAAGAAGCTTTGTGCCATGTGAAGACCTCCTGTATGGCAGAATGTCATTTAAAGGTTTCAACCCTGAAGTGGAG AAGTTAATGATCCAGATGAACTCAAAGTACAAGACAGAAGAAATCGAAGAGGAAGATAATGCAATGGAGGCTGATGTATCGGATGAAGAAATGGCCAGAAG GTACGAAACTTTAGTGGGAACTATTGGGAAGAAATTCTTAAAGAAGAGGAACCGGCACATGGTGGAAGACATAGAAGAGGATGAAAACAGCAACACGAGGCCTACCAAAGCaaagaaaatgtttttgaaaCCTCAAGATTAA